The Catenuloplanes niger genome includes a window with the following:
- a CDS encoding MDR family MFS transporter, protein MTTVPAETVAKTGDAPAPRMTKRQINEALTGLMMGIFVSILASTVVANALPRVISDLGGGQSVYTWVVTAELLAMTATVPLWGKLADLYNQKLLIQASLGLFVVGSLVAGFAPNPEVLIASRVVQGIGAGGLTALVQVVMAAIIPPRELGRYSGIFGAVFATGTVAGPLIGGLLVDTEWLGWRWTFFFGVPFALLAIFLLQKTLKLPTIGRKVKVDYLGAFLIMSGVSTLLIWVTLAGNNFEWLSTWTAGLVTGGLALIAVALVVESRVPEPIIPLGIFRSRTVSLATLGSLLVGVAMFGSTVFLSQYFQLSLGKSPTEAGLLSLPMIFGLMVSSTIAGAMITKTGKWKMYLVAGGIIMIAGLGLLSTIGADTSLWVLGAEMAVLGVGVGLLMQNLVLAAQNDVPAHELGAATSVISFFRSLGGSVGVSVLGAILANRVTANMENALGPAAATAPGGGGHGAVPDLSTLPPELVTIIQNAYGDAIGDLFLVAVPFAVLTLLTVIFIKEVPLKTTSGLDRLAEEGNNTPAPPSMVH, encoded by the coding sequence ATGACCACCGTCCCCGCGGAGACGGTCGCCAAGACCGGCGACGCTCCCGCTCCGCGCATGACGAAGCGCCAGATCAACGAGGCCCTCACCGGCCTGATGATGGGCATCTTCGTCTCGATCCTCGCCTCCACGGTGGTGGCCAACGCGCTGCCGCGGGTCATCTCCGACCTCGGTGGCGGCCAGTCCGTCTACACCTGGGTGGTCACCGCGGAACTCCTCGCGATGACCGCGACCGTCCCGCTCTGGGGCAAGCTCGCCGACCTCTACAACCAGAAACTGCTGATCCAGGCCAGCCTGGGCCTGTTCGTGGTGGGTTCGCTGGTGGCCGGCTTCGCGCCGAACCCCGAGGTGCTCATCGCGAGCCGCGTCGTGCAGGGCATCGGCGCCGGCGGCCTGACCGCGCTCGTGCAGGTCGTGATGGCCGCGATCATCCCGCCGCGGGAGCTGGGCCGCTACTCCGGCATCTTCGGCGCGGTCTTCGCCACCGGCACCGTGGCCGGCCCGCTGATCGGCGGTCTGCTGGTCGACACGGAGTGGCTCGGCTGGCGCTGGACGTTCTTCTTCGGCGTACCGTTCGCGCTGCTCGCGATCTTCCTGCTGCAGAAGACGCTCAAGCTGCCCACGATCGGCCGCAAGGTCAAGGTCGACTACCTCGGCGCGTTCCTGATCATGTCGGGCGTGTCCACGCTGCTCATCTGGGTCACGCTGGCCGGCAACAACTTCGAGTGGCTGTCCACCTGGACCGCGGGCCTGGTCACCGGCGGCCTGGCGCTGATCGCGGTGGCGCTGGTGGTGGAGTCCCGGGTCCCCGAACCGATCATCCCGCTCGGCATCTTCCGGTCCCGCACGGTCAGCCTCGCCACGCTGGGCAGCCTGCTGGTCGGCGTCGCGATGTTCGGCAGCACGGTCTTCCTGTCGCAGTACTTCCAGCTCTCGCTCGGCAAGTCGCCGACCGAGGCCGGCCTGCTCAGCCTGCCGATGATCTTCGGTCTGATGGTCTCGTCCACGATCGCGGGCGCGATGATCACCAAGACCGGCAAGTGGAAGATGTACCTGGTCGCCGGCGGCATCATCATGATCGCCGGCCTGGGGCTGCTCAGCACGATCGGCGCGGACACCAGCCTGTGGGTGCTGGGCGCGGAGATGGCCGTGCTCGGCGTCGGCGTCGGCCTGCTCATGCAGAACCTGGTGCTCGCCGCGCAGAACGACGTGCCCGCCCACGAGCTCGGCGCCGCCACGTCCGTGATCTCGTTCTTCCGCAGCCTCGGCGGCTCGGTCGGCGTCAGCGTGCTCGGCGCGATCCTGGCCAACCGGGTCACGGCCAACATGGAGAACGCGCTCGGCCCGGCCGCGGCGACCGCGCCCGGCGGCGGTGGACACGGCGCGGTGCCGGACCTGTCCACGCTCCCGCCGGAGCTGGTGACGATCATCCAGAACGCGTACGGCGACGCGATCGGCGACCTGTTCCTGGTCGCGGTGCCGTTCGCGGTGCTGACGCTGCTCACGGTGATCTTCATCAAGGAGGTGCCGCTCAAGACCACGAGCGGCCTGGACCGCCTGGCCGAGGAGGGCAACAACACGCCCGCCCCGCCGTCGATGGTGCACTGA
- a CDS encoding alkaline phosphatase family protein, which translates to MSVDPFGVVRPAYGRASLADVLPSALAVLGVPGAPDPLTLRAQLPGVRRIAVLLVDGFGTFQLPAASAIGSTIADLSAGRLGRHTQLTSGFPSTTPASLVTLGTGAPPGEHGVLGISLHVPGTDRVLQLLRWADDPDPATFAPMPTQLERAAAAGVRVTSVTRPEFRGSGLTTAANRGGVFRGASEVDELVTEILGALAGDEPPVLVSGYIADLDKAGHRYGLTSPEWAAAAADVDALITRLADGLPDDAALLVTADHGQIDVPPDRRYDLDADPRLAAGVRFVAGEPRVRYLHVEPGAADDVIAAWRAVLGADADVVSRAEAVADGWFGPVTEAHLQRVGDVVVTMRDRAVVLATGHEPPAVSTLIAFHGANTAAEMSVPLFVLTKK; encoded by the coding sequence ATGAGCGTCGACCCGTTCGGCGTGGTCCGGCCCGCCTACGGCCGGGCCAGCCTCGCGGACGTGCTGCCGTCCGCGCTCGCGGTCCTGGGCGTGCCCGGCGCGCCGGACCCGCTGACTCTCCGGGCACAACTGCCGGGGGTACGCCGGATCGCCGTGCTCCTGGTGGACGGCTTCGGCACGTTCCAGCTCCCGGCCGCGTCCGCGATCGGGAGCACGATCGCCGACCTGAGTGCCGGCCGGCTCGGCCGGCACACCCAGCTGACCTCGGGTTTCCCGTCGACGACGCCGGCCAGCCTGGTGACGCTCGGCACCGGCGCGCCGCCCGGTGAGCACGGCGTGCTCGGCATCTCGCTGCACGTACCCGGGACGGACCGGGTGTTGCAGCTGCTGCGCTGGGCGGACGACCCGGACCCGGCGACGTTCGCACCGATGCCGACGCAGCTGGAGCGCGCGGCCGCGGCCGGGGTGCGGGTGACGTCGGTGACCCGGCCGGAGTTCCGCGGCTCGGGCCTGACCACGGCCGCGAACCGGGGCGGCGTGTTCCGGGGCGCGTCGGAGGTGGACGAGCTGGTCACCGAGATCCTCGGCGCGCTCGCCGGCGACGAGCCGCCGGTGCTGGTCTCCGGGTACATCGCGGACCTGGACAAGGCCGGTCACCGGTACGGGCTGACGTCGCCGGAGTGGGCCGCCGCGGCCGCGGACGTGGACGCGCTGATCACCCGCCTGGCCGACGGCCTGCCCGACGACGCGGCGCTGCTGGTCACGGCGGATCACGGCCAGATCGACGTGCCACCGGACCGGCGGTACGACCTGGACGCCGACCCGCGCCTGGCGGCCGGCGTGCGTTTCGTGGCCGGTGAGCCGCGGGTCCGCTACCTGCACGTGGAGCCGGGCGCGGCGGACGACGTGATCGCGGCCTGGCGCGCCGTGCTCGGCGCGGACGCGGACGTGGTGTCGCGGGCCGAGGCGGTGGCGGACGGCTGGTTCGGCCCGGTGACCGAGGCGCACCTGCAGCGCGTCGGCGACGTGGTGGTGACCATGCGGGACCGGGCCGTGGTGCTGGCGACCGGGCACGAGCCGCCGGCGGTGTCCACGCTGATCGCGTTCCACGGCGCGAACACGGCGGCGGAGATGTCCGTCCCGCTCTTCGTGCTCACCAAGAAGTAG
- a CDS encoding methyltransferase domain-containing protein: MTPRTAAVWEALRRELGRADGRELTVLDVGGGTGGFAVPLAELGHRVTVVDASPDALATLVRRATDAGVADRVRAVQGDGDALASLIGDESADLVLCHAVLEVVDRPAAVVAAVAAALRPGGAVSLLVAGRAAAVLGRAINGHLDAAARVLADPSGCAGPKDTLRRRYDAAGATALLEAAGLTVEQIHGVRVFADLLPAAVAEADPQALLDLELAAAAHAPYRDLAAQLHLFARK, encoded by the coding sequence ATGACACCTCGCACCGCCGCCGTCTGGGAGGCGCTGCGCCGTGAGCTGGGCCGGGCCGACGGCCGCGAGCTGACCGTGCTGGACGTGGGCGGTGGCACCGGCGGGTTCGCGGTGCCGCTGGCCGAGCTGGGCCACCGGGTGACCGTGGTGGACGCGAGCCCGGACGCGCTGGCCACGCTGGTCCGCCGGGCCACGGACGCGGGCGTGGCCGACCGGGTGCGCGCGGTGCAGGGCGACGGCGACGCGCTGGCCTCGCTGATCGGTGACGAGTCCGCCGACCTGGTGCTCTGCCACGCGGTGCTGGAGGTCGTCGACCGGCCGGCGGCCGTGGTGGCCGCGGTCGCGGCGGCGCTGCGGCCGGGTGGCGCGGTGAGCCTGCTGGTCGCGGGCCGGGCCGCGGCCGTGCTGGGCCGCGCGATCAACGGTCACCTGGACGCGGCGGCCCGGGTGCTGGCCGACCCGTCCGGCTGTGCCGGGCCGAAGGACACGCTGCGCCGCCGGTACGACGCGGCGGGCGCGACCGCGCTGCTGGAGGCCGCGGGCCTGACGGTGGAGCAGATCCACGGCGTGCGCGTCTTCGCCGACCTGCTGCCCGCCGCGGTCGCGGAGGCGGACCCGCAGGCGCTGCTCGACCTGGAGCTGGCCGCGGCCGCCCACGCGCCGTACCGGGATCTCGCCGCCCAGCTGCACCTCTTCGCCCGCAAATGA
- a CDS encoding VOC family protein, whose product MTDRQPVRQLRLVVTAADYQAALRFYRDTLGLPEQAAFSSPDGHVTILDAGRATLEITDPGHAAYIDEVEVGQRVAGHIRVAFEVTDATAMTTTLTDAGAELIAPPTVTPWNSRNARLSAPAGLQLTLFEELSGDDS is encoded by the coding sequence ATGACCGACCGACAGCCCGTCCGCCAGCTCCGTCTCGTCGTCACCGCCGCCGACTACCAGGCGGCGCTCCGCTTCTACCGGGACACGCTGGGCCTGCCCGAACAGGCCGCGTTCTCCTCCCCCGACGGCCACGTCACCATCCTGGACGCCGGCCGCGCCACCCTGGAGATCACCGATCCGGGCCACGCCGCCTACATCGACGAGGTGGAGGTGGGTCAGCGGGTCGCCGGCCACATCCGGGTCGCCTTCGAGGTCACAGACGCCACCGCCATGACCACCACCCTGACCGACGCCGGCGCCGAGTTGATCGCCCCACCCACGGTCACGCCGTGGAACTCCCGCAACGCCCGGCTGTCCGCCCCCGCCGGCCTGCAGCTGACCCTCTTCGAGGAACTGTCCGGCGACGACTCCTGA